CTTCAGCATGACCTTTCTCACAAACAACACCAAAGTCGAGGCGAAAGTTCTTGACCCCTTGACTGTACTGCTGATTAAAACCTTCCCTGTTCAGACCGTTGGCGACGGTGAACTCGTCCTCCATCTCTAGCAACTGGGCCGAGAACTTCTTGTCCTCCTCTACCAGTTGACGCTCAGTGTCCAGCATCTCTTTGATGGCCTCTCTGCTCGCCATTCTGTAACTGAAGTAGCTATATGTAACCTGAACAATGTGTGCCAGCCTCAACTGAGCATTTCATTCCTGTCACTTCTATCGTGATTTTCTTACGAATGTGGACTTGTTGGTAGTAAACATAAGTAGCCTATACGTATGCAACCGTTATTATGAATTTCTTCACCATTAGCTGGGTAATTCGGGTATATATAGTGAACTGCAAATTCCAAACATAAATTTAATCTTAATGTCATCATTGAGAGATCGTGATTGATGAGAACGCATATACAGGCTGATATTTCTAATATTCTCCAAACagaaatagttttacttatataaaaaatttctgaTCCTTCTCAACATTTCTTGCAATAAACGAACACAATcagcaattattttaaataaatacacgtATATTTACGTATCGTATGTATAATAAGCGGAAATTATGTGGCCATAAACCGCGACAAAGTGAGAACAGCTGGTGATCAGTAGCGATGTTGCAGCATGTATCGGGCTGTGTTCGTGCAGGTTCCAATAGTGCAGTGAGATATAATCAGGTTTTGATACGCTGGTGTTGTCTtagattgataaaaaattaagtcTGATTTTGAGGCTGGTTTGAATTGGAAATTATTTGTGTCCTGACATTTAGAATAACTTATTTGATGTTATTGTAGAGTATTTAAAATCGGAATATGAGTTTAATGAAGGACGGGATTCAGCATGAGAATTTGAATTTCAGCAGCGCAAGAATATAGCAGACAGAAATCTTATGTAAAAATTAGGACTATATTAGTCAACATAAATCGTTGAGATGATAAGTCTCAAAATAACCTTAAAGACCTCGTAATTTATGACACTTGCTAGAAACCATgtcacaaattatttttagtgatCCTTTGAAAGAGTtgcttcttttaactttttgcGTGTTAGGCGGCAAAGTGTGCAGTCTCTAGCCTCATCTTCAACTGATACTAAGGGATTGAACATTACGCTTATCACACATGAAAAGATTATCTTCAGTACCTTAGATTTGTGTCTTAAGTGAACCTAGTATGATTATGGTTTAACTGTAATGACTGtaattgaaatatacaatatttattaaaaaagaagtattcaattattaataatataacaaattaaattatcgtTGCTTTGGAGGTTACTTAAAAATATCCTTACTAGTAGATGTAACCTAATTTTGATGTGGTTTAAGAGGATACTACTTTGTtcttttattgttacatttatatggtTACATGTGGAAtgaaaaacatatgtaaaaaatttgaGTATGTGTTTTATGTCTGTACTAGTCAAGAAAATTTATATAGACATATCCAAAACTTATTGTGTTTTccaatataaattcttttaataaagcttgttagtttttagttataagctttttagtataattttacttataagaGCATGATTAtacattgtaaacaaactgaagttttaaaagcttaaaagttaaaaatttagaaaataaacattactaCTTACTGATAATGGTCtacaaaaaattttgataatgtcccactaacaaaattattgaataactgcaaacatttcaattttaaatgctTTCAATTTGTTACTAAGCAACAGCAAACAAATGGGGATATGTGCGtggtacataaataaaatcatatattcttaaaacaatattgtcaTTCTTGTCTCTTACAGATTTCAAATAATGcagattttttcaaaatcattcGTTTTTTATTTAAGTGCTGGAGCGTTGTTGGAATCATATAGGCATATGTGGATGTACAGAGGATAGACGATCGCTATTTGATACAATTACTTTGGTCTTACATGTTCTCAGCaatttatcttcaaataaattatgtatttagtaTTAGTAGTATTACTTAACCCCTAAAATATTAGGGTTCCTCTTTGGACCAAGATGAACCTGTGTACCAAGTTTTACACCCCTAAGATCTTCCCACAACGAGTTATCACAcatatagacagatagacagagaaCGTCACGATTTAAGAAGGACCTGTTGGGTCCTTAATAATGATAAGTGTAGTATATACGATGCTTTGAAAAAACAACGTTAGTTCTAGATGTCATGTAACATCTATAAGGAGTTCCTATCAATATTAGGTAAACATAGCCACGCATTCAAAGTTTAACATTGGAGTACATGAGATATCAAGACCATCTTTATTGTCCATTCACTCATCaagttattagttatataaaaattcaaatccatagagattgtataaaatacatagtGAGTACATGcagaataaaaagtatatttatagatGAAAGAAGTAATTCTGAATAATGCCATGTATCAGAGGAATACGCAATCATTGCAAAAGAAAACTGCAGGAAAAGAGACGGAGTTGagtgttttaatgataaaaacgtAACCTTAATAAATTACTTGTACTGAAAACGTGAAACTTTTACGACAAAGTTCAAAGCATTCAAATAATTCAGAGGAATATCATATTCAGTGAATGAGGGTAGAAAGGAATGTTCATTTCATATGTGGAGATCAGGGGCATGGAATTATAATACGAAGCGTTTATCTCCAGTCTCATTTGCCATAAGTTACATAGCTTGACGTTACCTTTGTGACATGTTAAACAAAGCAGTCGAGCATGTGCTTAACAAGTCTTTGCGCTGTAACATCGCATTATAACTTCAAATTTTCgatgtaataatatgttttttatttttcgtatCTATACATTCTTACACTCTAATTCcagaataataaaacatttacattttcagtAGTTTAATCTATAATAATAGTTCATATAATGTACTGAATATTAACAAACATGGTCTGCTTGGAATTTTGGTTCACAGTGTACATTTTAATACACATAATGTATACCTTTATAAGTTTCAGTAGAGGTCTTTGTAATATATAGTTCcaccttaaacatttttaattgaaagtttTTCTAATCCACAAGAAAAAAACACTATGAGGGTATAACTGTGCGCAAGCGGATTATATAAGGGTATGAACGAACTCTTTATTTGCTGAGGATCACGTGAGGggctaataaaatttaatttcgtctgtctgtctgtccgtatgatATATCGAAATCGAACATATCTGATGAcgtttttatgaaacttttatatGAGCAAAATTGAATTCACTGATGGCACATATTACTCTTAGCGTATGTACTCTTAGAGTATTAGCGAAAATTGTACTTTGGTCTTATAAATAACATTGACAACAACAAGGTAATcgaaatttaaatacatttgtaaataaaacagtacaatcaCACAACATTCTAAACTAGCAAACATATCAATTGCTATACCAGGtagtatataaatagtttaaactatCTAATAcatcaataattgtttttaaattaatttagtatagcagttgaaaaaaatcattaacactatgtttcgagatctgcaatttgatctattcctcaggtaaataactaacctaaaatataatcttggttaaaattgaaaaaatggtACGAGAAagttgtgacacgcataaatTAGAGGTTACAAATATACTTATTacaacatatatacaaatatatttcgtATCGCAGGTGGTTCGGAAGAGATTTATTTCAGGAATAAGCTTCACCTTTTGTATCTACGCATTTTTGTTGTAatgtttccattttttttatttacttacgtgtgcaatatattttaaaataaataaataataaataaaaaaagtatgaataACAAATTGCAGGTAAGTATTTACTTTTTCTCCGACACTAACATCGATTCATTTAACATTACTTTTCTTTTCGATGTCCCGGAAATAAATGAGTAACATTTATCTCTGGTATTCGCTATTTATAGCCTATTGATAAAGAATCAAACAAGTTCATACAAGATTGCAACATTCCCTTTGCATGTCTGAACAAGCGTTATAGAAGTCAGCGGCATTTTGCAAGTTTGGAACATGGAATAGTGAAGTGTTTGCATGTAGCATTCGCTGAGCTTCTTACAATAATTCTTAGCTAAACAATAATTTCTCagatgttttctttcttttttactaacattatatatcataattatcTCTTCCATACATTAAAGAAGAGTACGTTTTAGTGATACGTCagctattattgtaaataaaattcagatTAATTTTAGGTATTGAATCATTGGCATATAAGTGTTATGTTTTTAAGCTAGTATAAAGTTATCAGAAATAACAAACTTTGTTTCTTTAGCATATAGTCGGAGCgacgttaaataataaattgttttaatttaacttgtacCATTTTTTCACATAACGTTTATAAGTGTTAATTGGCAAtgtaagaatgtaatttataaaaattcaaattgtaatcCTTTGGGTAGTTAAATATTCGACCAACTAAGTTGTACCAATGAAAGTAATGATAAGGTGCATttagttattaaagttttaaattttcgaTCTATAAAATAGTAAGTTATTCTTACGAACACATTATTActgcaataatataatttgtactgGGCGGGCAAGCAGCCagtaaataaaatgctttttgaaATTGATGATGGCTTTTATGCGAATCACTGATAAGAAATAAATAGCTTGGAAGAATATAAAGAATTctatagtttttctttaaatagcGAATTAGACCATATCAATTTATTCCATACTAATATTAGgagcattacaaaaaatatagacGAGTTGCTTGTTTACTTGAATTCTATGGTGGAATGTTTAGATATCATTGTTCTGACCGAGTGTTGGCTGAGGGCGGATGAGGGTAAGTTGAACATTGACAGATTTGACCTTGTACGCACTGATAAGACTAGGAACCAGAATGACGGCGTGGTTATCTTGGTTAACAAGCGGTTATCCGTAACTGCAACACAAACCACATTGGGGGACGTATATGGAATTTCACTAGACTTTACTCactcaaacaaacattttaacatactAGCTTTTTACAGAACATTTGATAGTACTGTAAATAGATTTATTGACGCTCTAGACgattattacaataacatggaACGAAGGAAAAGGTGCATTTTTCTGAAAGACGCCAACATAGACTTGCTTACATGTAATGACGACATTACAAACAGATACTTAAACTGTCTTAACGGTTACGGACTTGTACAGTGTTTGAAAAAACCCACACGTCGGGACAAATGTATAAATGAtgctttattttacataaataaagatttaaataccaaTCTATCTAAAAACAATACACGCATGCTCATATTCTTAGACCTGAAAAAGGCGTCGACTCAATTGATCGCAGTATTTTATTGGACAAATTAGTAGCTATTATAGGCGTCCGCGGCACTGCTTTGGCttggtttagtagttatttcaAAAAAAGGCGTCAAGTAGTTTCAATCTGTGGACATAATAGTGACGAACAAACTGTCGATTACGGGGTAATCCAGGGCAGTACGTTAggaccagttttatttttgatttatatcaataatatttccataattaaattatttgggaAGCTTCATTTGTTTGCCGACGACAGTTTGATTTTCATTTCAGGAAAAAACTGGcgagatgttaaattaaatgcaatgagtgacttaaagacgttaaaaaaatggtttgaacaaaatattctttcaatgaatatttccaaaacaaaatttatgcctatttctTTGAATtctagtacagaatataatttgacAGATCTAATAATTCATCAGTGCGGTAGTTACTCCAATTCGACATGTGGGTGCAAAGAAATAGAGATCGTAAAACGCTATAAATACCTGGGGTTGTTTTTGACTCTCGCTTAAAATGGTCTGAGCACGTTGATTATGtccttaacaaaattagaaagtatatttatgcatttaggaaactaagtgaaattttagacggaaacgagataaaattagcgtattatgcTTACGTTCAGTCACTTCTTTCCTTCGGTAACATTGCGTGGGGCGGTGCGTGTAAAACGCTCCTCGAACCTCTTTTCATTACGCAAAAGAGTATACTAAAGGCAGGGTTGAGGGAAAATGTGCGTTATCCAACTGAGtctctctttcaggaatcctccctactttcactacgacagttatatataaaaaatttactaattcacatctaCTATCTAATATCTGCCTATATTGATAGGTGAAGTCAAGCGAAAATTTGAGTTCTTCACCATCGAAACCAGATCAACTTTCGAGGACCATCGCTCACGAATTGATTACACCCAATTTTTTGGTTACGTCAACGTAGTCAAGATCTCTGGGGTGTCCATCTGGACCACTATGGGAATCTATGAGATTGATAAaggatcaaaatttaaaaagaaactacTCATCTGTTTGGTAACTAATGGTCTGAGgtagtaaacaaactaaatactacTAGGTAATTAATGTCTATTTCATAGTTGAACCCATACAGAAACGCTATACGGGGAAACATTACTGACGTTACTTATGTGGAATCAAGTAATGGGATCACTCTTACTAGCGGTGATAAGTAAAGGTATTTAGGCTACGGTTTTAacaaaatgttgaaattattacTTCACTAGAAGTTCGCAAAGATTGTTGCACAGTTTTTACAGCTAATTGTTAAGAGCTAGACCATGTTTTACTGTCTGTAATTATTTTGCTCCTTGCAGATTTTTTGCAATCTTGACTTATCGATGAcattaaaagtaagaaaacaaaaatccACCTTCATCAACTATTTTAACGGATCTGCCATATTTCCAATAGAAGTAGATTAGTGGTTGTACAAAGTTGCTGGTCCGCAGCACCTTTGCATAAAATACCGACTTTGAATCGCGCCATCAAAGTTAAACTAAGTTGAGTCCCCAAAGCGCTCCCCGCGGTGCCTGCAGGAACTACATTAACTTCACTACTTAACTCGATTTGTCACACATGCATATGAGTGTTTAACGGATCTGTAACAAGTTCAACGTTAGTTATAGTC
This Homalodisca vitripennis isolate AUS2020 chromosome 3, UT_GWSS_2.1, whole genome shotgun sequence DNA region includes the following protein-coding sequences:
- the LOC124357505 gene encoding uncharacterized protein LOC124357505 isoform X2 — protein: MASREAIKEMLDTERQLVEEDKKFSAQLLEMEDEFTVANGLNREGFNQQYSQGVKNFRLDFGVVCEKGHAEVVKKLKEGKDKKRAVDEYLACVECTRQKAAQRAQQSD
- the LOC124357505 gene encoding uncharacterized protein LOC124357505 isoform X1; its protein translation is MHNSDVQEIILPASILPSRLYCVCYRMASREAIKEMLDTERQLVEEDKKFSAQLLEMEDEFTVANGLNREGFNQQYSQGVKNFRLDFGVVCEKGHAEVVKKLKEGKDKKRAVDEYLACVECTRQKAAQRAQQSD